In the Staphylococcus condimenti genome, one interval contains:
- the panC gene encoding pantoate--beta-alanine ligase — protein MTEVITSIQDMQRLARDFKYDGKSIGFVPTMGALHDGHLTMMRRSVKENDVTVASVFVNPLQFAPGEDYDAYPRDIEKDTKAAESAGVDYVFHPSVEAMYPDEIGVALKVGRLAEVLEGAQRPIHFNGVVTVVNKLFNIVQPDRAYFGKKDAQQLAIVEKMVQDFNHPIAIVGQDIVREDDGLAKSSRNVYLTEQERQEAPALQKSLKLAEKLYREGERESKIIVEAVTAYLESHTSGHVDEVAVYSYPELVEQHHIKGRIFISLAVKFSKARLIDNLIIGDEEID, from the coding sequence ATGACTGAGGTAATTACAAGTATTCAAGATATGCAGCGTCTTGCTCGTGATTTTAAATATGACGGCAAATCTATCGGGTTTGTTCCTACTATGGGTGCATTGCATGATGGCCACTTAACAATGATGCGTCGTTCGGTTAAAGAGAATGATGTGACTGTGGCGAGTGTATTTGTAAACCCGCTTCAATTCGCACCTGGCGAAGATTATGATGCTTATCCGCGTGATATTGAAAAAGATACAAAAGCCGCTGAATCTGCTGGTGTCGATTATGTCTTTCATCCAAGCGTAGAAGCGATGTACCCTGATGAAATCGGAGTAGCATTAAAAGTCGGCAGATTGGCTGAAGTTTTAGAAGGAGCGCAACGCCCTATTCATTTCAATGGTGTTGTCACTGTTGTAAATAAGCTTTTTAATATCGTACAGCCTGACCGTGCTTACTTTGGTAAAAAAGATGCCCAGCAACTTGCGATTGTCGAAAAAATGGTTCAAGATTTCAATCATCCTATTGCGATTGTGGGTCAAGATATTGTACGTGAAGACGATGGTTTAGCTAAAAGTTCGCGCAATGTGTATTTGACAGAGCAAGAACGCCAAGAAGCACCTGCTTTGCAAAAAAGTTTGAAACTGGCTGAAAAACTCTATCGTGAAGGCGAAAGAGAGAGTAAAATAATTGTGGAAGCGGTCACTGCTTATTTAGAATCGCATACAAGCGGTCATGTTGATGAAGTTGCCGTTTACAGTTATCCTGAATTAGTCGAGCAGCATCACATCAAAGGTCGTATTTTCATCTCGCTCGCAGTTAAATTTTCTAAAGCACGCTTGATAGATAATCTTATAATCGGAGATGAAGAAATTGATTAG
- the panB gene encoding 3-methyl-2-oxobutanoate hydroxymethyltransferase, protein MKQLSNLFDMKKNNEKITMVTAYDYPSAKQAEAAEIDTILVGDSLGMTVLGYDSTVQVTLNDMIHHGKAVRRGAPNTFVVVDLPIGTVGISDEKDLENALRLYQETKANAVKAEGAHLISFITKAAAMGIPVVSHLGLTPQSVGIMGYKMQGSTKEAAKQLISDAEAVQEAGAVMLVLEAVPSDLAALISERLDIPVIGIGAGKDTDGQVLVYHDMLNYGQEHRAKFVKQYGDFSNGVEALHQYHKEVREGIFPSEAYTYKKQILEELD, encoded by the coding sequence ATGAAACAATTAAGCAATTTATTTGATATGAAGAAGAATAACGAAAAAATAACAATGGTGACAGCATACGATTATCCAAGTGCTAAACAAGCAGAAGCTGCTGAAATTGATACTATTTTAGTAGGCGACTCTTTAGGTATGACCGTACTTGGTTATGATAGTACTGTACAAGTCACTTTAAACGATATGATTCATCATGGAAAAGCAGTACGTCGCGGTGCTCCAAATACCTTCGTAGTCGTCGATTTACCGATTGGTACTGTGGGTATCAGCGATGAAAAAGACTTAGAAAATGCGCTGCGTTTATATCAAGAAACAAAAGCTAATGCAGTTAAAGCTGAAGGTGCACATTTAATCAGTTTTATTACGAAAGCAGCAGCAATGGGTATTCCTGTTGTGTCTCATTTAGGCTTAACACCTCAAAGTGTCGGCATTATGGGATATAAGATGCAAGGTTCTACAAAAGAAGCAGCAAAACAGTTGATTTCAGATGCTGAAGCAGTCCAAGAAGCGGGTGCTGTGATGTTGGTATTAGAAGCGGTACCGAGTGATTTAGCTGCGTTAATTTCTGAACGCTTAGATATTCCTGTTATCGGAATCGGTGCAGGCAAAGATACAGACGGACAAGTATTGGTCTATCATGATATGTTGAATTACGGTCAAGAACATCGTGCGAAGTTTGTGAAGCAATATGGTGATTTTTCAAATGGTGTTGAGGCTTTACATCAATATCATAAAGAAGTACGTGAAGGTATCTTCCCTTCAGAAGCTTATACGTATAAGAAACAAATCTTGGAGGAATTAGATTAA
- a CDS encoding oxidoreductase, protein MDLQYGIIGPGAVGTTIAYELLRNFNSNQVHLFGRKEGEVLYQQRDTKEEAVIETETLARFNDTLDVLFIAVKTHQLDRVIEQMEHVIDDDTVIILAQNGHGQIEKIDHPHVYQAVVYISGQKTDEGVVHFRDRILQLQEDEYTAELVEQLADTRLEFQLQSYIETYIWYKLLVNLGINSVTAAGRQTASVLKVPEIRNLCRNLLEEGQRIAEAVGIVLPETIVEDIMKIYAGYPDDMGTSMYYDIINGAPLEVDAIQGFIYRTGQSLDLYTPYLETIYSILAASENGKINQK, encoded by the coding sequence GTGGATCTACAATATGGAATTATTGGACCAGGCGCAGTCGGTACTACAATTGCTTATGAACTTTTGCGTAATTTCAATTCAAATCAAGTACATCTGTTTGGGAGAAAAGAGGGGGAAGTCCTTTATCAACAACGTGATACAAAAGAAGAAGCAGTTATTGAGACTGAAACATTAGCACGATTCAATGACACATTAGACGTACTCTTTATAGCGGTTAAAACACATCAATTGGATCGTGTAATTGAACAAATGGAACATGTGATTGATGATGATACCGTGATTATTTTGGCACAAAACGGTCATGGTCAAATTGAAAAAATTGACCATCCTCATGTATATCAAGCGGTTGTTTATATCAGCGGGCAAAAAACAGATGAGGGTGTTGTACATTTCAGAGATCGCATTTTGCAGCTGCAAGAAGATGAATATACTGCTGAACTCGTTGAGCAATTAGCAGATACGCGTTTGGAGTTTCAACTTCAATCATATATCGAAACGTATATTTGGTATAAGCTGCTCGTCAACCTTGGTATTAATTCAGTAACTGCAGCGGGAAGACAAACTGCTTCGGTTTTAAAAGTGCCAGAAATCCGCAATTTATGTCGTAATTTATTAGAAGAAGGACAAAGAATAGCAGAAGCAGTAGGTATTGTGTTACCAGAAACAATTGTAGAAGATATTATGAAAATATATGCAGGGTATCCAGATGATATGGGAACGAGTATGTATTATGACATTATCAATGGTGCGCCTTTAGAGGTGGATGCAATTCAAGGATTTATATATCGGACAGGACAATCTTTGGATCTTTATACACCTTATTTAGAAACCATCTACAGCATTTTAGCAGCGTCTGAGAATGGAAAAATAAATCAGAAATAA
- a CDS encoding DUF3106 domain-containing protein: MNTHPNNQQSNTQHSIIIKRLDRLETDFQNFKEARENNVCMLNQSIDGFKETNSKEHQQIYKTIDEFKEANSKEHQQIYKTIDEFKETNSKEHQMIHERIDEFKALNSKEHQMIFKCIDDVKESVNDVKESVNDVKDSFKDLRRDLTLMLSIAVGFTGIFSTVIGIVQYLLIK, translated from the coding sequence ATGAACACACACCCAAACAATCAACAAAGTAACACGCAACATTCAATCATTATTAAAAGATTAGATCGATTGGAAACAGATTTTCAAAATTTTAAAGAGGCTAGAGAAAACAATGTTTGTATGTTAAATCAAAGTATTGATGGATTCAAAGAAACAAACAGCAAAGAGCATCAACAGATATATAAAACGATAGATGAATTCAAGGAAGCTAACAGCAAAGAGCATCAGCAAATATATAAAACAATAGATGAATTCAAGGAAACAAACTCTAAGGAACATCAAATGATACACGAGCGTATCGATGAGTTTAAAGCATTAAACAGCAAAGAACATCAAATGATATTCAAATGTATAGATGATGTAAAAGAAAGTGTTAATGATGTAAAAGAAAGTGTCAATGACGTAAAAGACAGCTTCAAGGATTTGAGAAGAGACTTAACTTTGATGCTCTCTATAGCAGTAGGTTTTACTGGAATTTTTTCGACAGTGATAGGTATAGTGCAATATTTATTGATTAAATAA
- the nagA gene encoding N-acetylglucosamine-6-phosphate deacetylase — MTEFVVANGHIYTEDGVIDQGYIRVANGKIAEVGSGDYNGDLQVIDAEGKNILPGFIDIHIHGGYGEDAMDASFDGMKHLSESLLSEGTTTYLATTMTQSVENIDRALENVVEYMKFQDKENAAEVAGVHLEGPFISEHKVGAQNPKYVQRPTIDAIQHFQAVAQGNIKVMTFAPEVEGAKEALEALSDNIIFSIGHTVATYDEVNEAVAHGAKHATHLYNAGTPFEHRAPGVFGAVWTNDEINAEAIVDGIHSHPAAIKTAFRMKGNQHFYLITDAMRAKGMPDGEYDLGGQNVTVKGSEARLASGALAGSILKMNDGVRNLIAFTESSLEEVWRATSLNQAIALDIDNKKGSIQVGKDADLVIVDDNINVSTTIKNGTIHAFE; from the coding sequence ATGACAGAATTTGTAGTGGCTAATGGCCATATTTATACAGAAGATGGAGTAATAGATCAAGGGTACATCAGAGTTGCGAATGGAAAAATTGCTGAAGTAGGTTCAGGGGATTATAACGGTGACTTACAAGTTATTGATGCTGAGGGTAAAAATATTTTGCCTGGTTTTATTGATATTCATATTCATGGCGGTTATGGAGAAGATGCGATGGATGCATCTTTTGACGGGATGAAACATTTATCTGAGTCATTATTATCTGAAGGGACAACAACATATTTAGCGACCACAATGACACAATCTGTGGAAAACATTGACCGTGCTTTGGAAAATGTTGTGGAATATATGAAGTTTCAAGACAAAGAAAATGCTGCTGAGGTAGCGGGGGTTCATTTAGAAGGGCCTTTTATTTCAGAACATAAAGTAGGTGCACAAAATCCAAAATATGTACAAAGACCTACTATCGATGCGATTCAACATTTCCAAGCAGTTGCACAAGGTAATATTAAAGTCATGACTTTTGCGCCAGAAGTAGAAGGTGCAAAAGAAGCTTTAGAAGCACTCAGTGATAATATTATTTTTTCAATCGGGCATACTGTTGCGACATATGATGAAGTGAATGAAGCTGTCGCACATGGTGCTAAACATGCAACACATTTATATAATGCAGGAACACCGTTTGAACATCGTGCGCCGGGCGTTTTTGGTGCAGTATGGACGAATGATGAGATTAATGCAGAAGCAATTGTAGATGGTATACATTCACATCCTGCTGCAATTAAGACAGCGTTCAGAATGAAAGGCAATCAGCATTTCTACTTGATTACAGATGCAATGCGTGCTAAAGGAATGCCAGATGGAGAGTATGATTTAGGCGGACAAAATGTTACTGTTAAAGGATCAGAAGCACGTTTAGCTTCTGGCGCACTTGCAGGCAGTATTTTAAAAATGAACGATGGCGTGCGTAATTTAATAGCATTCACAGAGTCATCTTTAGAAGAAGTATGGCGTGCGACAAGTTTAAATCAAGCGATTGCTTTAGATATTGATAATAAAAAAGGCAGTATTCAAGTTGGTAAAGATGCTGATTTAGTTATTGTCGATGATAATATTAATGTCTCAACAACAATTAAAAATGGCACGATTCATGCATTTGAATAA
- a CDS encoding purple acid phosphatase family protein, with protein MKNIKMTKIVAGSMASLMLLLAAGTPQNAEADTNNQAASQQTQQNDQSQQATNKDGIKLMKEKPEVAPIPKKNTPNRIITNFNGNPQKEMGFNWYTTDKAEKPQVWVSTSKDMKDAKTFEAKAKQVDSQYIERDKTGHFIFADVEKNDEGEPVKDKNGKEKINGYYTDENVSGPEWTSGDQHGKASLKNEKEYVYKAQAKDLKPNTQYYYKVGSKNGEQSQVGQFKTGGSEKDPFKFVQYTDTQNAYWNEHVRNEAQFGANTIAEAIKTAGNPDFALHTGDFVENSQTEDEWNDIYDKSRPSFMSLPIAAAAGNHDEYPFNEDDKKLLDRFNRHVNVPKANNAVNGGSYYSFDYNNAHMVVANTNDNKKSKDNPDEKAIGKEQMKWIKEDIKKARKNGSKWIILNLHKPMYSKSYHALTDEDIKKVRKELTKEIDDLDVDLVLQGHDHVLARTKVLQHTSTKNSFVNAKIEDAKQVTGKDGVKYYDNPKGSVYVLPNTGGTKAYDDIYSRSLDHIKKIQPDLKWLTEEQRKEYNNLFAIGEQPQKTAAFNDSHENNRDSSDQNFSVYEVKGNKLIVKIYQLRGDISKGEPRSVKLIDQFGITKDDNKKDGNKK; from the coding sequence TTGAAGAATATCAAGATGACTAAAATTGTAGCGGGCAGTATGGCAAGTTTAATGTTGTTATTAGCAGCAGGGACACCGCAAAATGCAGAAGCGGATACAAATAATCAAGCTGCATCCCAACAAACACAGCAAAATGATCAATCACAACAAGCAACAAATAAAGATGGTATCAAATTGATGAAAGAAAAACCTGAAGTTGCACCGATTCCTAAAAAGAACACACCTAATAGAATCATTACAAACTTCAACGGTAATCCTCAAAAAGAAATGGGATTCAACTGGTATACGACTGATAAAGCAGAAAAACCTCAAGTATGGGTTTCAACTTCTAAAGATATGAAAGATGCTAAGACTTTTGAAGCCAAAGCAAAACAAGTGGACTCTCAATACATAGAAAGAGACAAAACAGGACACTTTATTTTTGCAGATGTAGAGAAAAATGATGAAGGTGAACCTGTTAAAGATAAGAATGGTAAAGAAAAAATCAATGGTTATTATACGGATGAAAATGTAAGTGGTCCTGAATGGACAAGTGGAGATCAGCACGGTAAAGCTTCTTTGAAAAATGAAAAAGAATATGTTTACAAAGCACAAGCTAAAGACTTAAAACCTAATACACAATACTACTATAAAGTAGGAAGCAAAAATGGTGAACAAAGCCAAGTGGGACAATTTAAAACAGGCGGCAGCGAAAAAGATCCATTTAAATTCGTACAATATACGGATACACAAAATGCTTACTGGAACGAACACGTGAGAAATGAAGCACAATTTGGTGCAAATACAATTGCAGAAGCAATTAAAACAGCAGGTAATCCAGACTTTGCATTGCATACAGGGGACTTTGTAGAGAATTCACAAACGGAAGATGAATGGAATGATATTTACGATAAATCTCGTCCATCATTTATGTCTTTACCTATTGCAGCTGCAGCAGGTAACCACGATGAGTATCCATTCAATGAAGATGACAAAAAGCTATTAGATCGATTCAACCGCCACGTTAATGTGCCTAAAGCAAACAATGCAGTCAATGGCGGTTCATACTATTCATTTGATTACAATAATGCACATATGGTAGTTGCTAATACAAACGACAATAAGAAAAGTAAAGATAACCCAGATGAAAAAGCAATCGGTAAAGAACAAATGAAATGGATTAAAGAGGACATTAAAAAAGCACGTAAAAATGGTTCTAAATGGATTATTTTAAACTTGCATAAACCAATGTACTCTAAGTCTTACCATGCATTGACTGATGAAGATATTAAAAAAGTGCGTAAAGAATTAACAAAAGAAATTGATGATTTAGATGTTGATTTAGTATTACAAGGTCATGACCACGTATTAGCACGTACTAAAGTATTACAACATACTTCTACTAAGAACAGCTTTGTAAATGCGAAGATTGAAGATGCGAAACAAGTGACAGGTAAAGATGGCGTTAAATATTATGACAACCCTAAAGGTTCAGTATACGTATTACCGAACACAGGCGGTACAAAAGCATATGATGATATTTACAGCCGTTCATTAGATCACATTAAGAAAATTCAACCAGATTTAAAATGGTTAACTGAAGAACAACGTAAAGAATACAACAATTTATTTGCAATAGGTGAACAACCTCAAAAAACAGCAGCGTTTAACGACAGTCATGAAAACAATCGTGATTCTTCAGATCAAAACTTCTCAGTATACGAAGTTAAAGGCAACAAATTGATTGTGAAGATTTATCAACTACGCGGAGATATCAGCAAAGGTGAACCAAGATCTGTTAAATTGATTGACCAATTCGGTATTACAAAAGATGACAATAAAAAAGATGGAAATAAAAAATAA
- a CDS encoding NAD-dependent epimerase/dehydratase family protein produces the protein MKVLITGGSGFIGSHIAEKCHNEGHEVFIIDNLSTGKRENIPFIDETHFYHENVKNFELITELVKTHQFDYVFHMAAMVSVVETVEKPVESNADNIDSTIHLLEANRQYNDHLKKFFFASSAAIYGDLPDLPKSVEGSNVNPLSPYAVQKFAGEQYSKIYHSLYGLPTVALRFFNVYGPRQNPESDYSGVLSIINQKFLNKAPFTFFGDGKQTRDFIYIKDLLQAIWIVIQDEETNGKVYNAGTGNQTDLITVFNAFADYFGYEVPYSFKEARAGDIKHSYSDVTPLKDLGFTPEYDVMKGIAEYLKYNQD, from the coding sequence ATGAAAGTATTGATTACAGGGGGTTCCGGTTTTATAGGCTCTCATATTGCCGAAAAGTGTCATAATGAAGGGCACGAAGTGTTTATTATAGACAACTTATCTACCGGAAAAAGAGAGAATATTCCTTTCATAGATGAAACTCATTTTTATCATGAGAATGTTAAAAACTTCGAATTGATAACAGAATTAGTTAAAACACATCAATTTGATTACGTGTTCCATATGGCTGCGATGGTCAGTGTCGTTGAAACGGTTGAAAAACCTGTAGAATCAAATGCGGATAACATTGATTCTACAATCCACTTATTAGAAGCCAACCGTCAATATAATGATCATTTAAAAAAATTCTTCTTTGCTTCATCAGCTGCAATTTATGGAGATTTGCCAGATTTGCCGAAGTCAGTGGAAGGTTCAAATGTCAATCCTTTATCACCTTATGCAGTCCAAAAATTTGCAGGTGAACAATATTCAAAAATTTATCATTCCTTATACGGACTTCCGACTGTCGCACTACGTTTCTTTAATGTATATGGTCCGCGTCAAAACCCAGAATCAGATTACTCTGGCGTATTATCTATAATAAATCAAAAATTCTTAAATAAAGCACCTTTTACCTTCTTCGGAGATGGAAAACAAACACGCGATTTTATTTATATCAAAGATTTATTACAAGCCATCTGGATTGTGATTCAAGATGAAGAGACAAATGGAAAAGTCTATAATGCCGGAACAGGTAATCAAACTGACCTAATTACTGTTTTCAATGCATTCGCAGATTACTTCGGATACGAAGTACCATATAGTTTCAAAGAAGCACGTGCAGGAGATATAAAACATTCTTATTCAGATGTTACGCCACTAAAAGACTTAGGCTTCACTCCTGAATATGATGTGATGAAAGGTATTGCGGAATATCTGAAATACAATCAAGACTGA
- a CDS encoding MerR family transcriptional regulator — protein MVYTTGELAKMCNVSVRTVQYYDQKGLLKPDSVENNRRYFSDKAKIRLEIINVLKEMDCSLKEIKVLLEEADSIKTLKFLLKQKEESLEIQLAKQQEKLKQIQNLNHVIGQKSEEPLSNVLKFNDISEGMIEMRHFRRNIMISAGFVGIVQYGSIAASIIKHDFKPIGITAPFLLAYAAGVSWIYYKNVSYVCPNCQHTFKPTFTQVMLANHTFKTRKFKCPNCGETHYCVEVLDNENLNELEQL, from the coding sequence ATGGTATATACAACAGGTGAGTTAGCTAAAATGTGCAATGTTTCTGTGAGGACAGTTCAATATTATGATCAAAAGGGTTTGTTGAAACCAGACAGCGTTGAAAATAACCGACGATATTTTAGTGACAAGGCTAAGATAAGGTTAGAAATCATTAACGTGTTGAAAGAAATGGATTGTTCTTTAAAAGAGATTAAAGTTCTTTTGGAAGAAGCGGATTCCATAAAAACGTTGAAGTTTTTGCTTAAACAAAAAGAAGAATCCTTGGAGATACAATTGGCAAAGCAACAGGAAAAGCTCAAACAGATTCAAAACTTGAATCATGTAATCGGTCAAAAAAGTGAAGAACCGCTTTCTAACGTCCTCAAATTCAATGATATTTCAGAAGGAATGATTGAAATGAGACACTTCAGACGTAATATTATGATTTCAGCAGGCTTCGTAGGTATCGTACAATATGGCAGTATTGCAGCTTCAATCATCAAACATGACTTTAAACCGATTGGTATTACTGCTCCGTTTTTATTGGCTTATGCAGCAGGGGTAAGTTGGATATATTATAAAAATGTCAGCTATGTATGTCCAAATTGCCAACATACTTTTAAACCAACTTTCACTCAAGTGATGTTAGCAAACCATACATTTAAAACACGTAAATTTAAGTGCCCGAATTGTGGTGAAACGCATTATTGTGTAGAGGTTTTAGACAATGAAAATTTGAATGAACTTGAACAATTATAG
- a CDS encoding Zn-dependent hydrolase, whose amino-acid sequence MNINTVMHHLDIFNNYGYDEETGGINRIAFRHAERLAALKFSMLCQEAGLEVHFDYFGNVIARRKGKDNSLPPVMLGSHIDTVKDGGRYDGLLGVVAALQVVQHLNEHQIETDHPIEIVAFTCEESSRFNKSTLGSKYLIGDLTKDDMKKLTDDRGKTLFHLVDTLKQSMPSDSDIYHKGDLKAYLELHIEQGPILQNKHKDIGIVTHIAAPHRYKLKLIGETSHSGSTPMPMRKDALTAASEIALKVESIAQAHHQEGIVATVGYIQPFPNMMNAIPGEVKMLIDVRGKESDSREKVASEIEKAIETITERRDIKVELEDLGSDTPVNLNPEIADITEDVCEGLGYSYRFMFSGAGHDAMNMALICPTSMIFIPCKDGISHSPKESVEVSEIEKGVNTLIGTTIELAKKDTAL is encoded by the coding sequence ATGAATATAAATACAGTCATGCATCACTTAGATATTTTCAACAATTACGGTTATGATGAAGAAACTGGAGGGATTAACCGTATAGCATTCCGCCACGCAGAAAGACTTGCTGCATTAAAATTTTCAATGTTGTGCCAAGAAGCAGGTCTAGAAGTACACTTTGATTACTTCGGCAACGTGATTGCACGTCGTAAAGGAAAGGACAACTCACTCCCGCCTGTAATGTTAGGTTCTCATATCGACACTGTTAAAGATGGCGGACGCTACGATGGGTTATTAGGTGTAGTTGCAGCTCTTCAAGTCGTACAACATTTAAACGAACATCAAATTGAAACAGACCACCCTATTGAAATCGTCGCATTTACATGTGAAGAATCATCACGTTTTAATAAATCAACACTCGGCAGTAAGTATTTAATCGGTGATCTTACTAAAGATGATATGAAAAAATTAACAGATGATAGAGGTAAAACACTTTTTCATTTAGTAGATACTTTAAAACAAAGTATGCCGTCAGATTCCGACATTTATCATAAAGGTGATTTAAAAGCATACCTTGAACTGCATATTGAACAAGGTCCGATACTGCAAAACAAGCATAAAGATATCGGTATCGTAACGCACATTGCTGCTCCTCACCGTTATAAATTAAAATTAATCGGTGAAACAAGTCATTCTGGTTCTACACCTATGCCGATGAGAAAAGACGCTTTAACTGCAGCATCAGAAATCGCATTGAAAGTCGAAAGCATTGCACAAGCACATCATCAAGAAGGTATTGTCGCAACTGTAGGTTATATCCAACCCTTCCCTAACATGATGAATGCCATTCCAGGTGAAGTAAAAATGTTGATTGATGTACGCGGAAAAGAATCTGACTCAAGAGAAAAAGTCGCTTCTGAAATTGAAAAAGCGATTGAAACAATTACAGAACGTCGAGATATCAAAGTTGAATTAGAAGACTTAGGTTCAGACACACCTGTGAACCTCAATCCAGAAATCGCTGATATTACAGAAGATGTTTGCGAAGGACTTGGATATTCATATCGGTTTATGTTCAGCGGCGCAGGTCATGATGCGATGAATATGGCACTCATTTGTCCTACAAGTATGATCTTCATTCCTTGTAAAGACGGTATCAGCCACTCGCCGAAAGAATCTGTCGAGGTTTCTGAAATAGAAAAAGGTGTCAATACTTTAATCGGAACTACTATAGAACTTGCTAAAAAAGATACAGCTTTATAA
- a CDS encoding CynX/NimT family MFS transporter, producing MSSNTPFQPRRIKDSWVLVIAIVLVASTLRAPLTAVGPVIDQIKEALHISNSVAGILTTIPLIIFGIISPIVSKITAKLTMSRTVFMAIIIILIALIVRILGGFNVFIAGTILLGIGIALNNVVLPSYVKWKFPLQVGVMTGLYSGTMNFTAGLGGGMSFPLSEIGGFRLSLAFWVIFGMVALILWLPQMKSGFKAEKEMLEDIEQKERKKYHVSRSKLAWSIALMMGFQSMIFYTFVAWVPSILVDRGVDQSNAGYLLMLNQFAQVPMTFLFPILASKMKNQKLLITIVSALFIIGFALFFTQSFTLLIIGMILAGFGMGSGFSLCMTFFSIRARTSDGSIALSGFGQSVGYFVAAIGPFFVGVLHDVTGGWVSGIIALIVMGILFYIFGLASSHGEVEDDLA from the coding sequence ATGTCATCGAATACACCGTTTCAACCTAGACGCATAAAAGATAGCTGGGTTCTAGTTATTGCAATTGTTTTAGTTGCATCCACTTTGCGTGCACCATTGACAGCAGTAGGGCCAGTTATTGATCAAATTAAAGAAGCGCTTCATATTTCGAATAGTGTAGCAGGTATTCTAACTACGATTCCGTTGATTATTTTCGGTATCATATCGCCGATAGTTTCGAAGATTACTGCTAAATTAACAATGTCACGTACTGTTTTTATGGCAATTATTATTATTTTAATCGCATTGATTGTTCGAATTTTAGGAGGCTTCAACGTTTTTATAGCCGGCACTATTTTATTAGGTATTGGTATTGCGCTTAACAATGTAGTATTGCCGAGTTATGTGAAATGGAAATTTCCATTGCAAGTCGGAGTTATGACAGGACTATATAGCGGAACAATGAATTTTACAGCCGGCTTAGGAGGAGGTATGAGTTTCCCTCTATCTGAAATAGGCGGTTTTCGCTTATCGCTTGCTTTTTGGGTGATTTTTGGAATGGTTGCCTTAATACTTTGGCTGCCGCAGATGAAAAGCGGTTTTAAAGCTGAAAAAGAAATGCTTGAAGATATAGAGCAGAAAGAACGTAAGAAATATCATGTTTCACGTTCGAAACTAGCTTGGTCGATTGCTTTGATGATGGGATTTCAGTCTATGATTTTCTATACATTTGTAGCTTGGGTGCCTTCGATTTTGGTAGACAGAGGGGTTGACCAGTCAAATGCCGGTTATTTATTGATGCTGAATCAATTTGCTCAAGTACCGATGACTTTCTTATTCCCGATTCTTGCTTCTAAAATGAAGAATCAAAAATTATTAATTACGATTGTCTCTGCGCTTTTCATTATTGGATTCGCATTATTCTTTACACAGTCATTCACATTATTAATCATCGGAATGATTTTAGCAGGATTCGGTATGGGTTCTGGTTTTAGTTTATGTATGACATTCTTTTCTATTCGTGCAAGAACAAGTGATGGAAGTATTGCATTATCAGGCTTTGGGCAGTCTGTAGGCTATTTTGTGGCAGCAATTGGACCTTTCTTTGTCGGAGTGTTGCATGACGTAACAGGAGGATGGGTTTCAGGCATTATAGCACTTATAGTAATGGGAATTTTATTTTATATCTTTGGTTTAGCTTCATCACATGGTGAAGTAGAAGATGATTTAGCTTAG
- a CDS encoding iron chaperone codes for MGYFNEYLNTIEQPEHRQKMEHIFDWIDITFPELEKVIKWNQPMYTHHGTYIIGFSKAKAHMSVNPEAAGMKPFVDRFEEDGYTYTENLFRIKWSDEVDYELLKDIIEYNLKDKAETTTFWRNYK; via the coding sequence ATGGGTTATTTTAATGAGTACTTAAATACAATTGAACAACCAGAACATAGGCAGAAGATGGAACATATCTTTGATTGGATAGACATAACATTTCCAGAGTTAGAAAAAGTTATCAAATGGAATCAACCAATGTATACGCACCATGGAACTTATATTATCGGTTTTAGTAAAGCTAAAGCACATATGTCAGTGAATCCTGAAGCGGCTGGGATGAAACCATTTGTTGATCGTTTTGAAGAAGACGGTTATACGTATACGGAAAATTTATTCAGAATTAAATGGTCTGACGAAGTAGATTATGAATTATTGAAAGATATCATTGAATATAATTTAAAAGATAAAGCTGAAACTACAACGTTTTGGAGAAATTATAAATGA